The sequence below is a genomic window from Lolium perenne isolate Kyuss_39 chromosome 4, Kyuss_2.0, whole genome shotgun sequence.
cgttttttccCGTAGTGTCTTGCTAAAGATCTTAGTTGCCACACGCAGCAGCATTTTTACTCCTCTGCGTTGCAAGCCTCGTCGACCTGGAATCTGCAGATTATTCCAAATATCTATCCAATAAGCCGTCTGAGCTATAACACTAGTAGGATCATACGAAAAGATACCATCAAAACACGCATCATTCCTAGTTTTCCACAAAGCCCACATGACCGAAGCCACCCCAGAAGTAACTAAACCTCTCATACTAGAAGGAAACCTCAAGACCCAATCAATAATATCTTTTTTTATGTCTAAAGCACATTGTACAACCCCCAGACATATTTCTCCATCGAGCATTGTACAAACAAATGATTTATACTTTCGTTTTCACTACAAGATAAACATTTACCACTACCTTCCCATCCTCTTTCTTCTAACACATCCCTAGTTAATATACTTTTTTCTAAACACTAACCACAAAAAACCTTAATTTTTAACGGTTCCTTCATAAACTAAAACTTCCTAAAGGGACATCTAGTTCGACTTCAACATCTTGTACAATGACTAAACCGTGAATTGACCTGTTTTTTCTAATAACCATTTACATTTGTCCCTATCATCATTTAACACTACCCTTCTACACATATCCTGTGACTCCGCCCACATGGCCGCCGTCTTGCCATTCAGAGTTCTCTCCTGAACCTCACAGAACTCCACCCCCCTGGCCACTCAAACACCCCTCCATATTCTTTTGAAATCGCGACGAGTGAATTATTGTTGTGTGCGTGGCGGTAACTGCTTTCACATGTAAAAGAAGTACTCTTATTAGAATATTCAGTCGGAATACTCATATGTTGGCCGATATTCATAGGCATTTACCTCATATGTTCATATTAGTATTAGAAAGCTAAGTTAACATGCTAAAACGAGTCTTATATTAGTAAATGAGGAGGTATAATCCTTCTGTACTTACAAAAATCTTAGTGTTCCTATCGCATGGTTCTTGTTGGCTCTGTCAGATGAGAAACTGTTTATGAAAACCGTCAATCCAGTAATACGACGAGGGGGACGTCCTCGTCATACTAACTGTGATATTCCGAGAAGAGCTTGTGATCAAAGAGGGAGAGACGCCATGGAAGCCGATCACGAGGAGCCCTGATGTGTCTAACTGCGAGGCGACTGACGGGCGACGACGCCctggcgggcgacggcggcgctGTCCGGCCGGGTCGAGGAGGAAGGGCCTCCTCCACCCTCCTCCGCCGACGCCGGCGACGGTCGCTGGCGCGGTGCGGGGTCGGTTTGGAGGTGCGGAACTCCTTTGAGGTGCTCGGCTCCGATGCGTCCGAGTCTGAGGAAGATCCAGGGTGGTTCTCCGGGCCGGAGGTGCGGCCGCGGGGGCAGCAGTTGGCGCAGCAGGTGGCGCTCGTGGGCGTGGTGCGGGAGGGGGACGAAGGGTCGTCCTCACccacgccggcggcggcgccagATCTGGGGTCAACGGTGGACTTCCCTGCTCTGCCGTCGCAGATCTCTTCCCCGCCCGTCTCGGTGGTCCGCGACGGGCCCGGCGTCTTCAAGGTCGGTGAGGTCTCCGTCTCGTGGGGAGCGGTGCGGTGCTCCGGGGTGGCGACaagggcgacgacggcggcggcggcggcggcgggctccgAGCTAGGGTTGGCTCTGGAAGCTGCGGTTGGGCCGGTGAGGGTGCAGCTGTCCAGTGGGCCAGGTGGGCCTCCTGGGCCGTCGGCCCAATCCGTTCTGGTCCAGTCAAGTGCTTCAAGGCCCTGTTTGGATGCGGGGCGGTCGGATGGTGGCCACGTGTCCCAGGGGCATGTTTCTGCGGCTCCGATGCAGTGCGGCGCGCGGAGTGGGGGGCTGGACGGTTCTACCCCTCCGAGATCGGTACTTAAGTGGTTCTGGCGCCCGGTCGGCTCTACTGTCCAAGGGTTAGGGTTTCCAGCCGCCAATCGGGATCTGAGACTTCTCAAACCTCCAGCCACCACTCTCCTCCCTTCTCCTTCCCTGCGTCCTCTCCCGCGGCGGCGTCGCATGGACAGAGAGCGGAGGATGAAGCGTCCCTTCGGGGAGACGGGGGATGGCCAGGGCGGCTGGCGGCGCGAAAGGGATCTCAGGCAGAAGCTTGATAGGGAGCAAGAAGAGCAGCGGCGACAGCAGCGTGAGCGTGATTGGGATGCTCAGCGACGGGAGGAAGACCACCGCGCCAGGGACAGGCAAGGCAGGGAGCTGCAGCGGCCCCCGGCCCCGAACCCACGAGGGCGTGGTACGGGAAGGGGGGAGGAGCGCGTGGACAAGCACAGCCGCCATGGATCTGGGTCGAGGGCGACCGAGTTGGGTGGCGGTGAGGCCACTCATATTACTTGCTACAACTGCGGGAAACTTGGACACGTCCAGGCCGCATGCACCGAAGAGCCCTTCTGCATCAAGTGCAACAAGGTAGGCCACCTGTCCGCCATGTGTGCCTTCTACAACAGGGCGGCTGAACCCTTCTGGGCTGGGTACGGCAGCAACGGGGTGGGCTTTGTCTGCTGTGAAGTATCAGAGGAAGAAATGCTACCGCCGGCACCCAATGCGGCAAGAATTTCGCTGGAGATTGGATCCCTTTCGGCGGAACAGTTGGAGGATGAGCTCAAGGACCTTGTCGACGAGGGATGGAACTGGAATGTGCAGCAGCTCAGCGAGTCAGACTTCGCAGCCTTCTTCCCCTCTAAGGAAAGCCTCCGCATGGCCATCCGCGGTGGAGGCCTCAACCTGCCAATGAGCAAGCTGCATGTGAACGTGGAGGCATCTGTCGGGGACCCGGCTGCGGCGGATCACCTCGAGGAGGTGTGGGTGAAGCTCTTCGACGTCCCCGCCCCCTACAAGCAACCGTCACGCATTTTGCTGGCCACTCGGGAGCTGGGGCGACCTGTGGGAGTGGATGAAGCGTCTCTTGATGCGCCTGACAGCCCGGTGAGACTCTTGGTGGGATGCAAGAGGCCAGTTGCCCTGCCCTCCTTCATTATGATGTATGTCAACTCCCAAGGGTTCAAGGTGAGAGTGCAGCTGGATAGTGAGAAGATGGCAGTTTCCTCGGCTCCCCCCCCTCCGCCTAAGCCGCTGGGAGACGACAAGGATGAGGACCTCGAGGAATCGGAAGGGGATGGTTGGGATGGGCGTCGCGGGAAGCATATCAGAAAGGGAACAGAGCCGGCCAACCCTCGCCCTGAGTCTAGGGGATTCAGCGGCGCTCCTAAGCATAAGTCTGTCGCCATGGACATTGGCACGGCGTCGCGGGATCCGTCTGAGGTCGTGATCCCCTCCTCCGCCCTCAGCCAATATGGATCCAATCTGCTTGGAAAAGGGGACATTTTTCCTATCTTGAAGAACCTCTTGACGTCGGATCAAGCACCCACTCAGCTGGAGGAACCAGAAGACTCTGACGAGGACCAGCCGCCCCTCTCCCCATCTCTGGTGACCGATTCTACAACGCCGGAGGGGCTGTCTACACCAAGAAGGGACCCAAGATCTCAGGGAAAAGCCATGCACCTTTCTGACCAAGACAGGGTGGAAGCTGGGATTAGCCCCTCGTGGGAGAGCGACCCAGATGCTATGCGCGC
It includes:
- the LOC127326872 gene encoding uncharacterized protein; translated protein: MCLTARRLTGDDALAGDGGAVRPGRGGRASSTLLRRRRRRSLARCGVGLEVRNSFEVLGSDASESEEDPGWFSGPEVRPRGQQLAQQVALVGVVREGDEGSSSPTPAAAPDLGSTVDFPALPSQISSPPVSVVRDGPGVFKVGEVSVSWGAVRCSGVATRATTAAAAAAGSELGLALEAAVGPVRVQLSSGPGGPPGPSAQSVLVQSSASRPCLDAGRSDGGHVSQGHVSAAPMQCGARSGGLDGSTPPRSVLKWFWRPVGSTVQGLGFPAANRDLRLLKPPATTLLPSPSLRPLPRRRRMDRERRMKRPFGETGDGQGGWRRERDLRQKLDREQEEQRRQQRERDWDAQRREEDHRARDRQGRELQRPPAPNPRGRGTGRGEERVDKHSRHGSGSRATELGGGEATHITCYNCGKLGHVQAACTEEPFCIKCNKVGHLSAMCAFYNRAAEPFWAGYGSNGVGFVCCEVSEEEMLPPAPNAARISLEIGSLSAEQLEDELKDLVDEGWNWNVQQLSESDFAAFFPSKESLRMAIRGGGLNLPMSKLHVNVEASVGDPAAADHLEEVWVKLFDVPAPYKQPSRILLATRELGRPVGVDEASLDAPDSPVRLLVGCKRPVALPSFIMMYVNSQGFKVRVQLDSEKMAVSSAPPPPPKPLGDDKDEDLEESEGDGWDGRRGKHIRKGTEPANPRPESRGFSGAPKHKSVAMDIGTASRDPSEVVIPSSALSQYGSNLLGKGDIFPILKNLLTSDQAPTQLEEPEDSDEDQPPLSPSLVTDSTTPEGLSTPRRDPRSQGKAMHLSDQDRVEAGISPSWESDPDAMRARERRSKSNLDRPSLVRNLDGKDIAIQLVFEGDNQGAKEGLGSKPMDGEVIGELAASVVRAPRTKSSAGGPSRFSRRGATASAEPILQRAMARAEQKATALARRGKASGPSLA